Within Spinacia oleracea cultivar Varoflay chromosome 4, BTI_SOV_V1, whole genome shotgun sequence, the genomic segment GTCTTGGCTAAGGTGTCCTCATTAAAGTAGCACACTTGTTTTAaagcaaaaggaaaaaaacataaaaacctGTGATACTGAAAAGAAAGATGCGAGAACTGCATCTGAATAAGGGGTAAAAATACACAATTTAATGTCAGCAAATCAAATTGAGAATAAACAAGATAATTGGGAATAAATAATGTACTAAACATATCTAATTAGTTCCACATATTTAAATAGATCTAACCAATCTCTCCTGAAACTCTATGTTCACAATGCAAGTTTATATAAACTCATCAATAGAGAAACTGTTATCATCAGAATGCATGACCCTCCACTAGCAGCAGCCGATACAGATCTGccgtaaaaaaaacaaatccaTAAATCTCAGTTACTAATAAACCTAAAGACTTGTTATTCTTAATTAATCAATGATATATACATGTAGTCTATGTGAGGAAAGTCGTTGGAGTAGTAAAAGATGGGTTTACCTAGTGACGAGTGACACTGTTTTGAGTCCAAAGTTCAAGTCAAAGAGAGGGTCATAATGTGGATCTCCCTTGTTCATAGGGAGTTGGTCTACAGTTTTAAACCAATTTCTAGCCAACGTTCCGGTGAATTCATGGTCTCCAAACAAAACATCAGCAACTCCTTGACCTTCTGTCCCCGGCAACCATGCTGCCACAAGGGCATGAATTGTATTCATGTATGGCTCAATAACAAGAGGCCTGCCAGATATGATTATGACAACACACTGCACAGCCCCACATACATTGTTAATTACAGTTGGGCCGGGATCTGCCAACGTGAGATTCTGACTGTCTCCAGCAGTCTCTGCATAAGGAGGCTCTCCGACAACAACAATAGCATAATCAAAGTTGTTGGACTTGACAAAGTCACCAGTAGGATTTCCCTGGTAAACCAGCTCAGTGCTTGGATCAACAGCAGATTTTATGGCACTAAGGATGGTGGTTCCTGATCATTTCAAGACCAACCTTTCATTAATTCTCTagaataataatagtaataaaatgaAACACCAAAAAGCCTAATGTACCATGACCCCTAATTACTTACAAATGTCTTTTTCAATTAATGATGAAATCAATATAACAAGGTAGATACCTCTTGTGGACTTGTTGTCAGTGAATCCTTGCCAATTAATTGTCCATCCTCCACATTGATAACCCAGATTATCAGCATACTCACCAGCAACTAGTACCTTTGATGCTCGTTTGGGAAGAGGAAGCACTGGAGCTTCTCCGGGTTTACCATTTTTCAGTAGAACAAGGGATTTTCTCACTGCTTCTCTTGCCAAATCTCTGTGGGGCTGCACATGTATGGATTTTGTCATTATAAACTATAAAATGAAAtatatttatcatgtatatactCGGTTGAAATGGAAATGAATTTTGCATATTTGTTTACTTATACAATCAAAAAGAAAGAGGGGGAAAAATACTCTTTCACCAAACCCCATTTCCACAGTTGCAGATGGGATGAGGGGAAAGAAAGAAAGCAGAGTAGACAGATTTGTCCATGAAGTGCAATGTTTGACTGACCTCACTTCCCAGCTCATTCGCTAGACTGGGATCACCAAAAGGGTTCTCAAAAAGACCCATTGTGAATTTGACAAGCAAGATTCTCGCTACAGCATCATCAATACGCTCCATAGGGATTTCATTGTTTTTGACAAGGTGGGTTAGATCATCTATGAACTCATTAAACTCGTAAGGGACCATGACCTGTAAGTCACCAACAATCATAAATATACTTGAAATGACATTAGCTGGGGCTCATCCAATATTTAAAAGATTGCTAATAACTTTGTGAAAATGCATAATACAGAGACGCCAACCATGTCTATGCCAGCTTGAATTCCAGCCAAGACTGAGTATGAATAGTTGGCACCAGGCGGTGTAGTAATCCGGTCAATTCCTTGCCAGTCTGAGATAACAAAACCCTAAATGACAAACAAAAAACCAAATCCTGCAATTACTATCAAAGGCATTTATGACACAAGTTCATGCGCATATGATCACGTACCAATCAATCATGACATAGACTTCACCATACCAGCATACTAGTTTTGTTGGTTGGCAAAGAAAATGAGCATATATTTTTTTGCTTTCATATTGGGCTTGTTTAAATAGCTCATTTAAGCCCATGCTTATACTATTGAATTATGAATAAAGAAAAGCTTAAGAGATTGTATGTATGATTAAAATCGTTCTAGGACCTTAGTCGCAGGTATTTGGGAACATTGTAGTATTATACAATATAAAAATAATCTTCAAGTCTTCATCCGAATCATCCCTgccaaacatcattttctgaATCAAGACTGATATATTTCCAAAAGTCTAAAACCCAAACCCAGCTTATGCTTAGTGAAAACAGAAATGGCTGGGAAGATTGAAATTTATTGAGTGCAAAATTCATGAATATaccttttttttgagggaaaaattCATGAATATACCGTACATTGTTTCTCCCTTACTGTAGACATATCCAATAAAATACTCAAATTGCCCTTGATCCACGAGATTTATTACTTAATTCAATTTTAAGCCAACAAAAAAGGTCACTGTTATGACTCTATTAGTAAGATGGGTAACAATTTGAGATAGAAAActattttagaaaaataaatattttttaaacaaCATTCTGTTCGATATGAAGGGTAAATCTTCAGTACGTTGAAGTTCTTTTCACTAAAGAAAGGCATGCTCAACCTATTGATGGCCTATGACTCTATGAGTAAGATACTccaaaaaaaagtttaaaagaTCTCAAAGGCTCAACTCGTAGTACAGACATTGGGAAGTTCAGGTCTTCCGTGGCCTAAGTATCTATTCGGAGAAAATTTGGGTTTTTGATTTCAGCAATGGCATTCGCGTTCCACGGAAAACATTACTATTGCAAAAGTATACAAATTGGGCAATCAAATCTTAGGTTTTTCATTATGTTGATTTTTATAGCATATGGTGATCAAGCACAGAATAAAGGAAAGAGACTCCAATTGCATAGTTACTCAACTTTCAAAAATGGGGTACAAACAAATTATATTTGAGAAAAAATTATAATCTAGCTCTTCTTAATTGTAATTGTAATGCACACTGGAGCATCTTCTTTAACAAAAATGTGTGAAGAATAGATTGTGAGACTAAAgcttgggtgatgataaaggtcgcaagttgcgacaacatttagttgtcacaatcttacgtgtcgcagtttaattgatacatataggcgccacataGGCTATGTGTCATCaggatatttttactatcaattcaatatttttactatgaaaatatgtaaatagattaatcgatataaaaaaggaaacaaattagaatattaaaattttcttaccttttttgaaacatgtataatagattatataagttaaatattttagtttccaatttaaatcatgacacataagcatgccatgtcatcattgtgacacggcttaaaggtcgcgtgttgcgacctttatcattttcgctaAAGCTTATCACCATGATTGGATTTTCAAGCATGATTACCTTGAATTTTAGGGTATTTTTCAGAAATCCAGTGACTAAATCACGATTTGCATGCATCTTTACTCCATTCCAGCTGGAGTACGAAACCATGACTGTTGATACACCTTTGATAATAGAGTCAGAGTATGCAGGCATATGAATGCTAAGCAATCCATGCATGTCAGTCAAAGTGTTGTTCTCATTGGTTCCTCCAGTTGTCCCTCCGTCTGCAACAAAATGCTTTGCACAAGCAGCAACTTTGTCCCTGCATATGTAATCAACGTCATGAAAATGTAATCCATGGAagcaaaaatacaaaaatacaaaaatatagACAAGGAGAAAGAGGGAAGAAAATAAAGACCAAGGGCAAACTGCATTGTTGTTCTGTATTATTTTTGTCTTCTCTCATTGTACTTATAGGAGGACTGCTGCACCTCCCTCTATGCAGTGTGCAGTTAGGTCTTTcactttttatgattttttctttattaaaaaattttaGGACCAAGAAGAAAATATGCAAAGCTGCCATTTCATGAAGTTAATTAAAGCACAATTTGGTAAAATTATAGGTGAAACAATTTCTAACAATGCAGGAGCACTTTTATCCTAACACTCAGTAAGGTGGTATCAAAACACTCAGTAAGGCCCTATTTGGTACTAAAATATCTGGAATTTCTTGTAGTTAAAGAGTACGAGTGATGACTGTTGACACTATACGCGAACAATGACTAATGAGTGAAAAGGTCTTAGCTGACTCATCGAAAACTATAAGCCAAATGGTTGTATACTTGTTTCCTACAGCTAGCTCACCCGGCAATTTGACCAGATAAACTGGTTTATTGACTGCATTCAACATGCTCTTGCTTCACTATCATGTCAACCAAGGCCTAAGTTCCATAATGCATAAAAGTTTATTAcaagtatttattttttatCCTGTAATGCATAAAACGTTTCATATATGTTTCATTCACATCATTCCTCGTCTTGTAGTTTCTTAAATCTAATCAAGAGATGCAACTTAGTTGCTCAGGCTTCATATCTATTACGTAATGCAGAAGAAGCAAATCATGTTAACTTTATTTATCAAATTTTCTATGTTTGACACCTAAAATAGCATCAACAGAAGAACACTCCCCTTTTGTATCCATTCACCAATGCACGTCTTTTTCAGTAGAAAGTTACCATAATTTAAGGGTTCAGACAAATTCATACTTTCCACCAACGTAAGGAATGCCCTTGTGTGATACAGGAGGTTCTCCTTGTAAACCATAGATGATATCTGTCATTTCCTGGACAATCGTGTGATCTTCACTGTAACTTTCATAACAGCGACCCCATCTTGGATCTCTACAAACCTAAGAGAATGTGAAAGAGAAATCGATCAAATGCGGAAACATAAAATTCTACAGGCTACAACGTTGCTCAAACCCATTACGTATAAATAAAAGTATTACCGCTATACAAGGAGCAAATGTGTACGGAATCCCGGTGGCTCTAACTTCAAGAGCTGTTGCAGCACCAATCCTCTTCACAAGGTCAGGGTCCCTATACACCTCATATTTTAGTAATCCACCGGAAttggaaaaaatatatactccgtatataaaaaaaagatagATGAGAGCCGTGGCCTCTTCTGCAAAAGTAAGAGACTTTttatgggttttttttttttttgacatcctCCTACATGGAACAGAACAGTCGAAGAGACTCAAGTGCCGCTCCAAAATATCATTTCCTCTTTACTATGGTTATCTACTGCAATAAATCAACGTTATGCAGAACAAACAGGACTTGTAGTTATTACTAATTATACTTTGTGAATCGTAGTAGGTGCATCAGgtcccacaaattcttatttacaagtggtgtacaataaatattgtacaccaaattAAAAGTTAACTccaaatgtttaaaagttatccttatatatgtaaaagttatctatgtaaaaattatttcttcaaaatcagtaataatgtaattaattacttaaccttctaaaatgtttatccatcaacttctttttaataatataaaagttacaaaaaactaggtaaaagttacaaaacAAACTGcggtaaaagttatcttagtGTATAACAAATTTATTTTACCCCTTGTGCAAGCAAGAACTTTTGATCAAGTCCACTGTTACAGAGAAATATTTCATTTATATAGATAAATAGTTAAACATTACGAAAGTACTTATTTAATGGTTATGAGAGTATTAGTAGATTAAGTTCATAAAGGCAGATTCAATAGGAAGGGAGTAGTATCAGATTGGAATCCGATTCAATATTTCTTACAAGAAGACTGAAGGTAGAAATGCACTTGCCTGGTTGCGCCAAGACCAACATTATGTGGAAATATTGTTGCATTATACACATTATTGTGTCCATGCACAGCATCGATTCCATAAATCATAGGTATTCCAAGCCGATTAGTCAAGGCGGATTTCTGAAATCCATCAACCATATTCATCCAATCTTGAGCAGTAGCTTGTGGCAAAGGTGTACTGCCACCACCACTCAACACACTCCCTGCAGCATTCCACATTGTTATCAGTTTTTCATAGGACAATACTCATCATTCTATTGAGTGTATTTCTAGCATTTCCAGCAACAATGAAGTCCTAAACAAATCGTAGGTAAACATGCAGTGGTGCAGATGACCAAGGAAAGAAAAAGCAGCAATGCAGTTCAAATAAGTATACATTAGTGATACGTCTATAACGAGCTGACACTATCCACGGCCAAAATAGTGCTCAGTGTTTTTGGTATAAAGAGAACAAGAGATCCAATACTCCAATGATTCGAGCATTATCAGTGAAGCACACCCTCACAGCATATAAGCAAATTATACCAACATCATAGCCTAGCAAGAGGTGTTTAACTGATATGTTAACGAATGATACATCTATAACAGGCTTACACTATCAGCTACCAAAATAGTGCTCAGTGTTTTTGTTATAAAGGGAGCAGGAGGTCCAATGATTTGAGCAAAAGGTAATCAGTTAAGCGCACGCTCACAGCATATAAGCAAATACCAACATCATATTATTAACTTATCAAGTGGTGTTTATACTTCACGAAATGATACGTCTATAGCGGGATGACACTATCAGCAATCTTTAATAGTtctcattgttttttttttttgaaaggagtTCTCATTGTTTTTGGTATAGAGGGAACAAGAGGTGCAATATTTCTACCGAAAGGAATACAGTTAAAAGCACCCCCACAGCATATAACTACATAAGCACATTATACCAAGACCTTACAGGTTACAGCCCATAAAGTGGTGGTTAACTGATATGTTCATGAACACAATTCCCTTGATTTGATCATGGAGCAGCATATTTGGAAAGAAAACTGCTTTTATCAGCTGAATGTGTATTTAAGCATAGTTGTATCAAACTTTATGGAAAATAAGCTCAATCTCAAAATATTAACCAGCCTCCAAATATATGCTTGACTCTTCAAACAATGAGACAATGACACTAAATTGTTCTGTCCATGAACTGTATTAGTTTATATTGATGTATGGCTTCTATAAGTTTAAGCCttgagaaaattttaaaatgtaaTGCAATAAGTTGAAGCATTTATTTACCAATAGTGAAAGTCTTCATTACTTCAGGAGTGGCAATTGTTCGATCTATCTGAGTCATCTGACCAATCTTCTCTTCCAAAGTCATTCTGCCCAAAAGGTCTTTTGCTCGAGCTGAAGGTGATTGTTTTGGATCCTTGTACAACACATACTCCGTATCTGCCAATGCCCTCCAACAGCATAGTAACACAATATTAACAACTAGACAAATTGCCAGCCTCCACATGTTGAATCTCCGATGCTCCAGGTAACACTTCAATACAAATTGCCATACATAGGATCAGTTTGATGCCATATAAACAACAAATTAGTTGGTAGAAAAACTGCTAAAAATGGCGTCCATTTCCCGTCTTTGGTAGAATAAAACATACTAAAAACCAAAGGAATTTAGTATAAGTGCATAACACAACCATAAAAAAGAATCAAAACTTTCCTACCAATTTGAACCTCGTATTCGATACAAAGTAGATGGAGTTGGAGGGAAGAAAAGTAACGATTACCCCTTTTATTATTCAGAAAGCATCAAATAGTTTTTATAGCCAGGAACAAGAAAGACCCTACCATTCAATTAtcaaatgttcttttctttctaTACCCATTAATCCAACATCATTCAAAAGCCACTTTACATACTAATCCTTCTCATTAATCCAAACACACCTTTTCTTTCCTTCAAATACAAAGTATCCCTTTTCTAATCTGAAGATGTTAGATTGACATTTGATACCCACtgccaaaaataaaattaaaggttaaacttttttgaaaaaatttattaaaaaaataaaggaatATTAAAGAACAACTAAGCAAATCAATCTGGAGAATCTAAAAAAATACAATACATACCCAAATTAGCAGAAAAATCAATCAAGTAAAAAACTTAGATTATTCTAGATTAAGCAACTAGCAAAATACAAGCTCAAATCAGAAACTAAAAAATACCCATAAAAATACAAACTTGAAGCAATCAAACAAGTACCTTTTTGGTAATTTATGAACAAATATATCAAAAGAAAATCGAACCCAAAAGCTTTAAAATGTAATGAGTAAAAGAATTTAAACTTGGACCCAATAAAATCTAGTACGGAGTAAATTACCTGTAAAGGAAAAGTGGGGCGCAGAGATTTGGATGAAGTGCCCGAGAAATGATAAAAAACGTGAAGGTGGTAAAGTGAGTGGGTCCACTTTCCGAGTTTCCGGCGCGCAGGAAGTAGCAGAGGCACCGGAGAAGAGGACTAGTGTCTAGTGGAGACTGGAGAGTGGCCAATGAAGGGAGTGTGTACGAGAGATGCTTTTAATTATTAGTGCCtttttgtgtgttgtgtttttacTTCCAAGTATTTGATGTGGCGgtgaattttcattttttataatatgtttCGACCCtcgatttatataaaaaaaaaattagtgttcGCTATCTGCCATACCCCTACTACTTTGAACATCATATACTAGTATTCTATGCACGCAATGCGttcaaatatttttaaaaatttgaTTTGATATTCACGTAagtatgttttaaagttttataaattttttaacaatttttatttttataagtgTGTTATCGATATCTTATGTGGACACATAAATGCTAAGTTATTaaattaaagtttgatcataATGAACTAAAATAATACTTCAGTGACTTTCTTCTCTAATttggtaattaaaacacaatccTATATACACGCTACACATTCTTAAAAGTATGTACATTTTCTAAAGCAtataagaaaatatatttaaaactaaagaaaaaaatatacatatttatatgtaataaaatctgttgtgggatcttttacggtgatgacgtgtcacgcgttcctcggaggtatcaagtatgagctggcacgatcctctagcaacctgcaaaacaagaatattcccgtaggaatattccctccgatgcctaagtaagtataagctagagcgCAAAGGCTATGGATACACAGAGGGTAAGTGGTCCCTGTGTACCCTGGCCATATATTGGTTCAATCCACCTCAGCATCGCCACATCATCCCCCAATTTCAATTTGAAATTTCAGCTtcactttgaatttgaaattcaaatggctgaggatttttttttccctttatttTCTGTCGATGATACCAAAGTTagaaggaattttttttttttttcatttcatcTCATCTCTGTCAATGGTAGGTGATGAAAGGCGATACACCATTTTAATTAAGGTCACTCGAAAAATCGATGTTAATATCGCTGTAGATTGCAAAACAATTTCCGTcatgtttttggatttttttgttcGAATTAAGAGCTGTTATGGGCACGAAATCAATATTGTCGAAttgattaatgtttaatttgcgaaaaaaaaaatctgcattTCAGATTTGATAAGATCCAATCGGAGAAGATGACTGCGGAGTTTCCAAAGTAAATATTCTGTTTTAAAAAgcgcccaaaaaaaaattgaaaaatagtGGTTGTCAAGGCTCGAACCCCGTACCGCAGCGTGGATGAATGAAAGAGTTATTGATAATGCTAGTAACCATTGTGACAGTGAGGCAAAGCCATTGGCAATTGTCATACAAATTTTTAGTTAAGCACTCCTTGTAGTTCTAAACGtcaggctccgtttggtagggcgtaaaacgttttcatggaaaacgattttccccttttcaatcatttacgttgtttggttgggtaagggatgtaaAACAATTTTACATGACTCCCTCAAAtgtggaaaacccttttccatttgaaaaggagggaaaccacttttccttctttcctccctacccccctctcctttcttcccctcaatctacaccatcttctcccattttcctttaagttaccaaacaaagtaaaactagtttggaattgtgttttcccttgaaaattgttttccatggaaaatcattttacattgaaaacgttttacgccctaccaaacggagccttaatgAGTAATTAATTTTACATTGTATATCAATATTGACTCCCCATCATTGTGTTGTACGTTTTTATATAATGTATGATGGTACCTCCCCTATTATGTTATACATTTGTATATCTTATAAAAATGATGCCCaaatttattttgtattttattattttatttttttgaaccgaagttataatttaaatcaatcATTTCATTAATAAACTATAATTGCAAGTTATAAGAATattcaataattaaaatttCTTGTTAAACAAATAGTACATCAAAATAACAACTTATAATATATATCCTTTAGTCCACAGTCGTACGTTGTTATATCCTAATTGCGTACACAAATGTTACATCATAGTACCGTACACAAATTCAAAAGTGTCATACCAAAGTCCTAAACCCCTCCGAAACAGTATTAAGTACCGTTTTTACTACTTAAATTAGACACTAATAAGTAACGATAAACAAAATGTTACATATTAGTCTATTGCCGAAAACCTATTCCTCAGCGAACAACCTACGCAACGACTCCCCGTAATCGTCGTCGTCCCAAATACGTTTCCATTCCTTGCAAACAGCTCGAATTATTTTCCCTTGACGGGCCGAAAAATTCGGGAAAATATGAAGAGCTAAAATGAGTTCGTTATATAACACATCATGCGCCTACAACATTGAACATTTTAGTTAGGAATTGTTGTTTAACTAAAACTAACATTACGCAACCTAAattaaacggttttttcatgaaatgcccctgaggttttaaaaaacgcaccaaataccctcgcctgtttcgattcacataatatacccctatttatccgTACTGTTCATGACATGCCCCTGTTAGCTAAcgccgttagtctgccgttagtggTGTTTTACTTATTTGcccttaattttggtttagcgcCATTGACTTCCTTCACTTTCACAgaaagaccaaaaaaaaaaaaaaaacgttcacatttttctctttctctctcctctcccctgttcttcttcAAGCTCTAAtcctactcaaaccctagaaattctgggtagatcttcaatatttttgtgaattttgctGCGCACCTTAAAGGCGAGTTCGTGGGTTGTGATTTTGCTTCAATCGCGACAAAAAAGGGAGAAACTTGAGGCGATTTCCAGTTGAGTTAGTGTTGAAGAGGAAACGGGAATTTAAAGTTGGTTAGTCTACTTCCAGGTAATAATCTCTTCTCCTCTGTTTAATTTTGCTGgtaaacttgtttttttttcacgaaatcgattagggttagggtttgtgaaattgtcagttttttt encodes:
- the LOC110784548 gene encoding uncharacterized protein gives rise to the protein MWRLAICLVVNIVLLCCWRALADTEYVLYKDPKQSPSARAKDLLGRMTLEEKIGQMTQIDRTIATPEVMKTFTIGSVLSGGGSTPLPQATAQDWMNMVDGFQKSALTNRLGIPMIYGIDAVHGHNNVYNATIFPHNVGLGATRDPDLVKRIGAATALEVRATGIPYTFAPCIAVCRDPRWGRCYESYSEDHTIVQEMTDIIYGLQGEPPVSHKGIPYVGGKDKVAACAKHFVADGGTTGGTNENNTLTDMHGLLSIHMPAYSDSIIKGVSTVMVSYSSWNGVKMHANRDLVTGFLKNTLKFKGFVISDWQGIDRITTPPGANYSYSVLAGIQAGIDMVMVPYEFNEFIDDLTHLVKNNEIPMERIDDAVARILLVKFTMGLFENPFGDPSLANELGSEPHRDLAREAVRKSLVLLKNGKPGEAPVLPLPKRASKVLVAGEYADNLGYQCGGWTINWQGFTDNKSTRGTTILSAIKSAVDPSTELVYQGNPTGDFVKSNNFDYAIVVVGEPPYAETAGDSQNLTLADPGPTVINNVCGAVQCVVIIISGRPLVIEPYMNTIHALVAAWLPGTEGQGVADVLFGDHEFTGTLARNWFKTVDQLPMNKGDPHYDPLFDLNFGLKTVSLVTRSVSAAASGGSCILMITVSLLMSLYKLAL